The following are from one region of the Achromobacter xylosoxidans genome:
- a CDS encoding CaiB/BaiF CoA transferase family protein yields the protein MSSKPLSGIRVLELGQLIAGPFAAKMLGEFGAEVIKIEPPGKGDPLRNWRLIHDGTSVWWQVQSRNKKSVSLDLRKPEAQDLIRALVKDIDVVVENFKPGTMEGWGLGWEELRAINPRLVMLRVSGYGQTGPYRDLPGFGAIGEAMGGLRHLSGEPDRTPVRVGVSIGDSLSALHGVIGILLALRARDQNGTGQMIDVALYESVFNMMESLLPEYSVFGEIRQPAGSSLPGIAPSNAYRCQDNKYVLIAGNGDSIFKRLMGVIGRPDLAEAPELANNAGRVKHVVMLDDAISQWTGQHPLDLVLERLNDGQIPAGKIYDVADIAADPHYQARGMILDGALPDGTPVQVPGIVPKLSETPGEVRSPAPTLGQDTDEVLAGLGIGETQRQDWRTRGII from the coding sequence ATGTCATCCAAACCATTGAGCGGTATCCGAGTGCTGGAGTTGGGCCAGCTGATCGCCGGACCGTTCGCCGCCAAGATGCTGGGCGAATTCGGCGCCGAGGTCATCAAGATCGAACCGCCCGGCAAGGGCGATCCGCTGCGCAACTGGCGCCTGATCCACGACGGCACTTCCGTCTGGTGGCAGGTGCAGTCGCGCAACAAGAAATCGGTCAGCCTGGACCTGCGCAAGCCCGAAGCGCAGGACCTGATCCGAGCCTTGGTCAAGGACATCGACGTGGTGGTCGAGAACTTCAAGCCCGGCACCATGGAAGGTTGGGGCCTGGGCTGGGAAGAACTGCGCGCCATCAACCCGCGGCTGGTGATGCTGCGCGTGTCCGGCTACGGTCAGACCGGTCCGTACCGCGATCTGCCCGGATTCGGCGCTATCGGCGAGGCCATGGGCGGACTGCGCCACCTGAGCGGCGAGCCCGACCGCACGCCGGTGCGCGTGGGCGTGTCCATCGGCGATTCGTTGTCAGCGTTGCACGGCGTCATCGGCATCCTGCTGGCGCTGCGCGCGCGCGACCAGAATGGCACGGGCCAGATGATCGACGTGGCGTTGTATGAATCCGTCTTCAACATGATGGAGAGCCTGCTGCCCGAGTATTCGGTGTTCGGCGAGATCCGCCAGCCGGCCGGCAGCAGCCTGCCGGGCATCGCGCCCAGCAATGCTTACCGCTGTCAGGACAACAAGTACGTGCTGATTGCCGGCAATGGCGACAGCATCTTCAAGCGCCTGATGGGCGTGATCGGCCGGCCCGACCTGGCCGAAGCGCCGGAACTGGCAAACAACGCCGGACGCGTGAAGCACGTGGTCATGCTGGACGACGCGATTTCGCAATGGACCGGCCAGCATCCGCTGGACCTGGTGCTGGAGCGCCTGAATGACGGGCAGATTCCCGCGGGCAAGATCTATGACGTGGCCGACATCGCGGCCGACCCGCATTACCAGGCGCGCGGCATGATCCTGGACGGCGCGCTGCCCGACGGCACGCCCGTGCAGGTGCCGGGCATCGTGCCCAAGCTGTCGGAAACCCCGGGCGAAGTGCGCAGCCCGGCGCCCACCCTGGGCCAGGACACCGACGAGGTGCTGGCCGGCCTGGGCATCGGCGAGACGCAGCGCCAGGACTGGCGCACGCGCGGCATCATCTGA
- a CDS encoding Bug family tripartite tricarboxylate transporter substrate binding protein, with amino-acid sequence MFKGTLHRALLAAVLAGAAIVPGQAAAAGFPDHPIRWLVPFSAGGGSDIATRIVAKHVGDALGQPVVVENRPGAATIVAAQETARAAPDGYTLLTAGMSTLALNPWLYQKLPYDPGKDLTPVSTLVSLPIVLVVSPDSRMHTLADVKAYLKRDQPGSYASLGVGSPHHLAMELFLDTVQGRATAIPYKGTPPALQDVASGVVPMMMADLAAARPLIQAGKLRAIAVPAAQRSGQLPQVPTFAEAGGPAFEAAAWQGVVAPAGTPAPVVEKLSLAIAQALRSPEVAEQLKLQGMEPTGSTPQAFADYARKEYERWGAVIRSKNISAN; translated from the coding sequence ATGTTCAAAGGCACACTGCATCGCGCCTTGCTGGCCGCGGTGCTGGCAGGGGCTGCGATCGTCCCGGGCCAGGCTGCGGCGGCAGGGTTTCCCGATCATCCGATCCGCTGGCTGGTGCCGTTCAGCGCGGGCGGGGGCAGCGACATCGCCACCCGCATCGTCGCCAAGCATGTGGGTGACGCGCTGGGGCAGCCGGTGGTGGTGGAAAATCGTCCGGGCGCGGCCACCATCGTTGCCGCGCAGGAAACCGCCCGCGCGGCGCCTGATGGCTACACCCTGCTGACGGCCGGCATGAGCACGCTGGCGCTGAACCCCTGGCTGTACCAGAAGCTGCCCTATGATCCGGGGAAGGACCTGACCCCGGTTTCCACGCTGGTGTCGCTGCCCATTGTGCTGGTGGTGTCGCCCGATTCCCGGATGCATACGCTGGCCGACGTGAAGGCTTACCTCAAGCGCGATCAGCCGGGCAGCTATGCGTCCCTGGGCGTGGGCAGCCCCCATCACCTGGCCATGGAGCTGTTCCTGGATACCGTCCAGGGCCGCGCCACGGCCATTCCCTACAAGGGCACGCCGCCCGCCCTGCAGGACGTGGCTTCCGGCGTGGTGCCGATGATGATGGCCGACCTGGCCGCCGCCCGGCCCTTGATCCAGGCGGGCAAGCTGCGCGCCATTGCGGTGCCGGCGGCGCAGCGTTCCGGGCAATTGCCGCAGGTGCCGACCTTCGCCGAGGCGGGTGGTCCGGCGTTCGAGGCGGCCGCCTGGCAGGGCGTGGTGGCACCCGCTGGCACGCCAGCGCCAGTGGTGGAGAAGCTCAGCCTGGCCATCGCGCAGGCCTTGCGTTCGCCGGAGGTGGCCGAGCAGTTGAAGCTGCAGGGCATGGAACCCACGGGCAGCACGCCGCAGGCCTTCGCGGACTATGCGCGCAAGGAATACGAGCGCTGGGGGGCGGTGATCCGGAGCAAGAACATTTCCGCCAACTGA
- a CDS encoding Lrp/AsnC family transcriptional regulator codes for MELDDFDLQILQSLQEDNQRTSQEVAQRVNLSPVSCLRRMKRLRESKVVLGDVSVVDPGAVGRGIMMVVLVTLESERADKLDQFKRAMQSAPEIMQCLSVTGEVDFVLTITMRDMAEYEAFAQRNFWGNPNVKRFSTLVVLNRAKYGMAVPVG; via the coding sequence ATGGAACTAGACGATTTTGACCTTCAGATCCTGCAAAGCCTGCAGGAAGACAACCAGCGCACCAGCCAGGAAGTCGCGCAGCGCGTGAACCTGTCGCCGGTGTCCTGCCTGCGCCGCATGAAGCGGCTGCGCGAATCCAAGGTGGTGCTGGGGGACGTTTCCGTGGTCGATCCGGGTGCCGTGGGCCGCGGCATCATGATGGTCGTGCTGGTGACGCTGGAAAGCGAACGCGCCGACAAGCTCGACCAGTTCAAGCGCGCCATGCAGTCCGCGCCGGAAATCATGCAGTGCCTGTCGGTGACGGGCGAGGTGGACTTCGTCCTGACCATCACCATGCGCGACATGGCCGAATACGAGGCCTTCGCCCAGCGCAATTTCTGGGGCAATCCCAACGTCAAGCGCTTTTCCACGCTGGTGGTGCTGAACCGCGCCAAGTACGGCATGGCGGTGCCGGTGGGCTGA
- a CDS encoding copper-transporting P-type ATPase — MGMNHSRHGDAASKDGTLYVCPMHPDIRQDHPGRCPKCQMHLVPEGQVQDQAAHAHGDHEAHQHHGPDHGSRQAGHDAAAQPAAPPEIPPGTIYTCPMHPEIRQDHPGNCPKCGMTLEPLIPLDEEDNSELKDFQRRFWWTLPLTLIVAVMAMLGHRLGWFDMATQSWLELALSLPVVFWTGWPFFVRGWQSLVHRSPNMWTLISLGTAAAFIYSVVATLAPGVFPDSFVSMGRVAVYFEAAVVIISLTMLGQILELKARSQTSAAIKALLGLAPKTARRINADGSEEDVPLNHVHVGDLLRVRPGEKIPVDGVVTEGRSAVDESMLTGEPVPVSKREGDKLIGATLNTSGTLVMRSEKVGAATMLAQIVQMVANAQRSKAPMQRMADVVAGKFVIGVVLVAISTLLVWGFFGPEPSWVYGLINAVAVLIIACPCALGLATPMSVMVATGRGAAQGVLFRDAGAIEKMREVDTLIVDKTGTLTEGKPAFDTAVAAPGYTPDEVLRLAASLDQGSEHPLADAIVSAARAQGLTLAKAEDFDSGSGIGVRGMVEGKRLALGNTALMEQEGVQVDALRADGERLRGEGASIMHLAVDGQFAGILAVTDPIKPSTHEAIQNLHGSGLRIVMATGDGLTTARAVGAALRIDEVHGEVKPADKLALVEKLQQDGHVVAMAGDGINDAPALARADVGVAMGTGTDVAMNSGQVTLVKGDLRGIAASRQISIDTVRNMRQNLMFAFVYNGIGVPIAAGVLYPFTGWLLSPMIAALAMSLSSASVIFNALRLRGEK, encoded by the coding sequence ATGGGTATGAATCACTCTCGTCACGGCGACGCTGCATCGAAGGACGGCACGCTCTATGTGTGCCCCATGCACCCGGACATCCGCCAGGACCACCCGGGACGCTGCCCCAAGTGCCAGATGCATCTGGTGCCAGAAGGACAGGTACAGGATCAGGCTGCGCATGCACACGGCGACCATGAAGCGCACCAGCATCACGGCCCCGACCACGGTAGCCGCCAGGCAGGCCACGACGCCGCCGCCCAGCCTGCCGCGCCCCCCGAGATCCCCCCAGGCACCATCTACACCTGCCCCATGCACCCGGAGATCCGCCAGGATCACCCCGGGAACTGCCCCAAATGCGGCATGACGCTGGAGCCGCTCATCCCGTTGGACGAGGAAGACAACAGCGAACTCAAGGATTTCCAGCGCCGCTTCTGGTGGACGCTGCCCCTGACCCTCATCGTGGCCGTGATGGCCATGCTCGGCCATCGCCTGGGCTGGTTCGACATGGCGACCCAGAGCTGGCTGGAGTTGGCGCTGTCCCTGCCGGTGGTGTTTTGGACGGGCTGGCCGTTCTTCGTGCGCGGCTGGCAATCCCTGGTGCATCGCAGTCCGAACATGTGGACGCTGATCAGCCTGGGCACGGCGGCCGCGTTCATCTACAGCGTGGTCGCCACGCTGGCGCCTGGCGTGTTCCCGGATTCCTTTGTCTCGATGGGCCGCGTGGCGGTGTACTTCGAGGCCGCCGTGGTCATCATCTCGCTGACCATGCTGGGGCAGATCCTGGAACTGAAGGCGCGTTCGCAAACGTCCGCCGCGATCAAGGCCCTGCTCGGCCTGGCGCCCAAGACGGCGCGGCGCATCAACGCCGACGGCAGCGAGGAAGACGTGCCGCTGAATCACGTGCACGTGGGCGACCTGCTGCGCGTGCGCCCCGGCGAGAAAATCCCGGTGGACGGCGTCGTCACCGAGGGCCGCAGCGCCGTGGACGAGTCCATGCTTACCGGCGAGCCCGTACCCGTCAGCAAGCGCGAAGGCGACAAGCTGATCGGCGCCACGCTCAACACCAGCGGCACCCTGGTGATGCGGTCAGAAAAGGTCGGCGCGGCCACCATGCTGGCGCAAATCGTGCAGATGGTCGCCAACGCCCAGCGCTCCAAGGCGCCCATGCAGCGCATGGCGGACGTGGTGGCAGGAAAATTCGTCATTGGCGTGGTGCTGGTGGCGATCTCCACGCTGCTGGTATGGGGCTTTTTCGGGCCGGAGCCCAGCTGGGTGTATGGCCTGATCAACGCGGTCGCAGTGCTCATCATTGCCTGCCCCTGCGCGCTGGGGCTGGCGACGCCCATGTCGGTCATGGTGGCCACGGGCCGCGGCGCCGCACAGGGCGTGCTGTTCCGCGACGCCGGCGCCATCGAAAAGATGCGCGAGGTGGACACGCTGATCGTGGACAAGACCGGCACCCTGACCGAAGGCAAACCCGCCTTCGACACCGCGGTCGCCGCGCCCGGGTACACGCCCGACGAGGTGCTGCGCCTGGCCGCCAGCCTGGACCAGGGCAGCGAACATCCGCTGGCCGACGCCATCGTCAGCGCGGCGCGCGCGCAGGGCCTGACGCTGGCCAAGGCCGAGGACTTCGACTCCGGCAGCGGCATCGGCGTGCGCGGCATGGTGGAAGGCAAGCGCCTGGCGCTGGGCAACACCGCCCTGATGGAACAGGAAGGCGTGCAGGTCGACGCGCTGCGCGCTGACGGCGAACGCCTGCGCGGCGAAGGCGCCAGCATCATGCACCTGGCCGTGGACGGCCAGTTCGCCGGGATCCTGGCCGTGACCGACCCGATCAAGCCCAGCACGCATGAGGCCATCCAGAACCTGCACGGCAGCGGTCTGCGCATCGTGATGGCGACAGGCGACGGCCTGACCACCGCCCGCGCCGTCGGCGCCGCGCTGCGCATCGACGAGGTGCATGGCGAGGTCAAGCCGGCCGACAAGCTGGCGCTGGTGGAAAAGCTGCAACAGGACGGCCATGTGGTGGCGATGGCGGGCGATGGCATCAACGACGCGCCGGCACTGGCGCGCGCCGACGTGGGCGTGGCCATGGGCACGGGCACCGATGTGGCGATGAACAGCGGCCAGGTGACGCTGGTCAAGGGCGACCTGCGCGGCATCGCCGCCTCGCGCCAGATCTCCATCGACACCGTGCGCAACATGCGACAGAACCTGATGTTCGCCTTCGTCTACAACGGCATCGGCGTGCCGATAGCGGCGGGTGTGCTGTATCCGTTCACGGGCTGGCTGCTGTCACCGATGATTGCGGCGCTGGCGATGAGCCTGAGTTCGGCTTCGGTGATATTCAATGCGTTGAGGTTGCGGGGCGAAAAATAA
- a CDS encoding DUF4142 domain-containing protein, translating to MKAIQARWFHALALVSCGVFAHGNGPTDPQIAAIVVVANQVDIDAGKLAQDKTGNKDVREFAALMVTDHGAVNQSAGELVQKLKVTPEPNPTSDNLQQGGDKNLAALKGMSGAAFDKAYVDHEVAYHEAVIQALDTTLIPGATNAELKALLVKVRPAFIAHLEHAKSLQKRLNGG from the coding sequence ATGAAAGCGATTCAAGCAAGATGGTTCCATGCGCTGGCCCTGGTGAGCTGCGGCGTGTTTGCCCATGGCAACGGGCCGACGGATCCGCAGATCGCGGCCATAGTCGTGGTTGCCAACCAGGTCGACATCGACGCCGGCAAACTGGCGCAGGACAAGACCGGCAACAAGGATGTGCGCGAGTTCGCCGCGTTGATGGTGACCGACCATGGCGCCGTCAACCAGTCGGCCGGCGAACTGGTGCAAAAGCTGAAGGTCACGCCCGAACCCAATCCGACCAGCGACAACCTGCAGCAAGGCGGCGACAAGAACCTCGCCGCGCTCAAGGGCATGAGCGGCGCCGCGTTCGACAAGGCTTATGTGGATCACGAGGTGGCCTATCACGAGGCCGTGATCCAGGCGTTGGATACGACCCTGATTCCGGGCGCGACCAACGCGGAGTTGAAGGCCTTGCTGGTCAAGGTGCGGCCCGCGTTCATCGCGCATCTGGAGCATGCCAAATCCCTGCAAAAGAGGCTCAACGGTGGCTGA
- a CDS encoding cupredoxin family copper-binding protein, whose product MAERTIPGARGSGRASLAALAAGLLLAGGLATAQQIPPATQQAEHVVTIEGMQFTPATLTLKPGEKVTWINKDLVPHTASAVSKAFDSGVIAAGASWTYTVREAGSSAYVCLFHPTMQGTLIAQ is encoded by the coding sequence GTGGCTGAAAGAACGATCCCCGGCGCGCGCGGGTCCGGACGCGCAAGTCTGGCCGCGCTGGCTGCGGGCCTGTTGCTGGCGGGCGGGTTGGCCACCGCCCAACAGATCCCGCCCGCCACTCAGCAGGCCGAACATGTGGTGACCATCGAAGGGATGCAGTTCACGCCTGCGACGCTGACGCTGAAGCCGGGCGAAAAGGTTACTTGGATCAACAAGGACCTGGTCCCGCATACCGCCTCCGCGGTATCCAAGGCGTTCGACTCAGGGGTTATCGCAGCCGGCGCCTCATGGACCTACACTGTGCGGGAGGCGGGCAGCAGCGCTTATGTCTGCCTGTTCCATCCGACGATGCAGGGCACGTTGATTGCGCAATGA
- a CDS encoding RNA polymerase sigma factor translates to MTALAALAAPLAEEEDLALAHRIVAGEQTAFELMMRRHNRRLYRLARATLRNDADAEDALQEAYLAAYRNMAAFRGESTLFTWLTRLLLNECYGRLRKHSRREALLPIADDIEKEIDAMTINDFNPPYHAAARAELRGLLEARLDALPVSFRTVFVLRSVEELSVEETAHCLGIPEATVRSRHFRANALLREALARDVGVVEKSLFEFDGDDCDRVVARTLQRLGECSGN, encoded by the coding sequence ATGACTGCACTTGCGGCGCTGGCGGCACCGCTGGCCGAAGAGGAAGACCTGGCGCTCGCGCATCGCATCGTGGCGGGCGAGCAGACCGCGTTCGAATTGATGATGCGGCGGCACAACCGGCGGCTCTACCGCCTGGCGCGAGCCACCCTGCGCAACGACGCCGACGCCGAGGATGCCTTGCAGGAAGCCTACCTGGCGGCATACCGGAACATGGCCGCGTTCCGCGGCGAATCGACGCTGTTCACCTGGCTGACGCGGCTCTTGCTCAACGAATGCTACGGCCGGCTGCGCAAGCACAGCCGGCGCGAGGCGCTGTTGCCCATCGCCGACGACATAGAGAAAGAGATTGATGCGATGACCATCAACGACTTCAACCCGCCTTACCACGCCGCTGCTCGAGCCGAGCTCAGGGGCCTGCTCGAAGCGCGGCTGGACGCCTTGCCGGTCTCGTTCCGGACCGTGTTCGTGCTGCGCTCGGTCGAGGAGCTTTCCGTCGAGGAAACGGCGCATTGCCTGGGCATCCCCGAAGCCACCGTCCGCAGCCGCCATTTCCGCGCCAACGCCTTGCTGCGCGAGGCGCTGGCGCGGGATGTGGGGGTGGTGGAGAAGAGCTTGTTTGAGTTCGATGGGGATGATTGCGACAGGGTGGTGGCGAGGACGCTGCAGCGGTTGGGCGAGTGTTCCGGAAACTAG
- a CDS encoding LysE family translocator — MPSLQLFLLFLAADAALKLTPGPDMALTLSRGMTQGFRPAFHSVLGNVAAGFIQVPAVVLGLASVLQAFPSLFMGIKAAGGMYLGYLGVKAIVRCARSADVSLAARPGDARDAFWQGFTTNLLNPKVLLFMIAFLPQFTTPDNGPVWIQMLVLGVTMKVLSLPYGSFFAYGASRIRGWVGRNPWFLRMQQGLLGAVMLGLALYVLYSTAANLTP; from the coding sequence ATGCCGTCACTCCAGCTTTTCCTGCTGTTCCTCGCTGCCGACGCGGCGCTCAAACTCACGCCCGGCCCCGATATGGCGCTGACCCTTTCCCGGGGCATGACGCAGGGGTTCCGGCCCGCCTTCCATAGCGTCCTGGGCAACGTCGCCGCCGGATTCATCCAGGTGCCGGCGGTGGTGCTGGGCCTCGCCTCGGTGCTGCAGGCGTTCCCGTCGCTGTTCATGGGGATCAAGGCGGCCGGCGGCATGTACCTGGGCTACCTGGGCGTCAAGGCCATCGTCCGCTGCGCGCGCTCGGCCGACGTGTCGCTGGCCGCGCGCCCCGGGGATGCGCGCGACGCCTTCTGGCAGGGCTTCACGACCAATCTGCTGAACCCCAAGGTGCTGTTGTTCATGATCGCCTTCCTGCCGCAGTTCACCACGCCGGACAATGGGCCGGTGTGGATCCAGATGCTGGTGCTGGGCGTGACGATGAAAGTCTTGAGCCTGCCCTACGGCAGTTTCTTCGCCTACGGCGCTTCCCGCATCCGCGGCTGGGTGGGGCGCAATCCCTGGTTCCTGCGCATGCAGCAAGGCCTGCTGGGCGCCGTCATGCTCGGCCTGGCGCTGTATGTGCTTTACTCCACCGCCGCAAATCTGACGCCCTGA
- a CDS encoding EamA family transporter, giving the protein MTAATLNTGRNASSSTLLPILSLIGAMASLCVGTSFAKSLFPMVGAQGTTAYRIAIGALILVAIWRPWRFPLTRQAAAKIALYGVTLACMNLLFYMALRTLPLGVAIAIEFIGPLTLAVALSRRAIDFVWIGCAIAGLVLLIPTGQSVHDLDPVGIAFALGAAVCWALYIIFGKMAGNVHGGQATSLGLTAATLVALPIGAAHAGTALLDPTLILAGIAVGVLSSALPYSLEMVALRRLPQKTFGVLLSMEPAMGALAGVIVLNEQLSQTQWLAICGIIVASAGCAATARRQNTAPTPAPD; this is encoded by the coding sequence ATGACCGCCGCAACCCTGAACACCGGACGCAACGCGTCGTCCTCCACCCTGCTCCCCATCCTGTCGTTGATCGGCGCGATGGCCTCGCTATGCGTTGGCACGTCGTTCGCCAAGTCGCTCTTCCCAATGGTGGGCGCGCAGGGCACCACCGCCTACCGCATCGCCATCGGCGCGCTGATCCTGGTGGCGATCTGGCGCCCGTGGCGCTTTCCGCTGACGCGCCAGGCCGCGGCCAAGATCGCGCTGTACGGCGTGACGCTGGCCTGCATGAACCTGCTGTTCTACATGGCCTTGCGCACGCTGCCGCTGGGCGTGGCCATCGCCATCGAATTCATCGGCCCGCTGACCCTGGCGGTGGCGCTGTCGCGGCGCGCCATCGACTTCGTCTGGATCGGCTGCGCCATCGCCGGGCTGGTGCTGCTGATTCCCACTGGGCAATCGGTGCATGACCTGGATCCCGTCGGCATCGCCTTTGCGCTGGGCGCGGCGGTGTGCTGGGCGCTCTACATCATCTTCGGCAAGATGGCCGGCAACGTGCATGGCGGACAGGCCACCTCGCTGGGACTGACCGCGGCAACGCTGGTGGCGCTGCCCATAGGCGCTGCGCACGCCGGCACGGCCCTGCTGGACCCGACCCTGATCCTGGCCGGCATCGCGGTGGGCGTGCTGTCCAGCGCCTTGCCCTATTCGCTGGAAATGGTGGCGCTGCGCCGCCTGCCGCAGAAGACCTTCGGCGTGCTGCTCAGCATGGAACCCGCCATGGGCGCGCTGGCTGGCGTGATCGTGTTGAACGAGCAACTGTCGCAGACGCAATGGCTGGCCATCTGCGGGATCATCGTCGCTTCCGCAGGCTGCGCGGCGACCGCCCGGCGGCAAAATACCGCCCCCACGCCCGCGCCGGACTGA
- a CDS encoding hydroxymethylglutaryl-CoA lyase: MNMTNPETTASRPRLYIQEVAPRDGFQNEKQFIETQDKIAFINRLSASGFAKIEATSFTSPKAIPALRDAEIVMHEIERNPDVVYTVLVPNVRGAQRALECKVDEVNLVMSVSETHNRANLRMTREQSFEQLSDVVNAVRGSRVAINVSLSTVFGCPMEGDINAFEVFELVGRFAALGVDGVTLCDTTGMAFPTQVGKIGREVRKLFPGLITTMHFHNTRGMALANTLMAIEAGINRFDASLGGLGGCPYAPGASGNVCTEELVHMLELMGYDTGVDLDAILGVSATLPALVGHDIPSQLLKAGPRLTLHPAPDFGA; this comes from the coding sequence ATGAATATGACCAACCCCGAAACCACTGCCAGCCGCCCGCGGCTGTACATCCAGGAAGTCGCGCCGCGCGACGGCTTCCAGAACGAAAAGCAGTTCATCGAAACGCAGGACAAGATCGCCTTCATCAACCGGCTGTCCGCCAGCGGATTCGCCAAGATCGAAGCTACGTCGTTTACGTCGCCCAAGGCCATTCCGGCCCTGCGCGACGCCGAGATCGTGATGCACGAGATCGAGCGCAATCCGGACGTCGTCTACACGGTGCTGGTGCCTAACGTGCGCGGCGCGCAGCGGGCGCTGGAGTGCAAGGTGGACGAGGTCAATCTGGTGATGTCGGTCAGCGAGACCCATAACCGCGCCAACTTGCGCATGACGCGGGAGCAGTCGTTCGAGCAATTGAGCGATGTGGTCAATGCGGTGCGCGGCAGCCGCGTCGCCATCAACGTGTCGCTGTCCACCGTGTTCGGTTGCCCCATGGAAGGCGACATCAATGCCTTCGAGGTGTTCGAACTGGTGGGGCGCTTCGCGGCGTTAGGCGTGGACGGGGTGACGCTGTGCGATACCACCGGCATGGCCTTTCCCACGCAGGTCGGCAAGATCGGGCGCGAGGTTCGCAAGCTGTTCCCGGGATTGATCACCACCATGCACTTCCACAATACGCGCGGCATGGCGCTGGCCAATACGCTGATGGCCATCGAGGCGGGCATCAACCGCTTCGACGCGTCGCTGGGCGGGTTGGGCGGCTGCCCCTACGCGCCTGGCGCCAGCGGCAACGTCTGCACTGAAGAACTGGTGCACATGCTGGAACTGATGGGCTATGACACCGGCGTGGACTTGGACGCCATACTTGGCGTATCGGCGACCTTGCCCGCGCTGGTGGGACACGACATTCCCAGCCAGCTGCTCAAGGCGGGACCGCGGCTGACCCTGCACCCGGCGCCGGACTTCGGCGCCTAG
- the otnI gene encoding 2-oxo-tetronate isomerase, protein MLKFAANLSMMYTEHAFLDRYAAAAADGYAGVECMFPYEAPAAFVRERMDAAGVTQVLFNAPPGVAARGDRGLAAQPGRQAEFQAGIEQALSYATALACPNLHVMAGLVQPGASREAMLDCYRENLDWAARQARSAGVTVLIEPINTRDIPGYFLNRQDEAHAVVQAVNASNLKVQMDLYHCQIVEGDVTMKLREYLPTGRVGQLQIAGVPLRQEPDRGELDYGWVFNVLRELEYGGWIGCEYRPAAGTSAGLRWLAAART, encoded by the coding sequence ATGTTGAAGTTCGCCGCCAATCTTTCGATGATGTACACGGAACACGCGTTCCTGGACCGCTACGCGGCCGCCGCGGCGGACGGGTACGCCGGCGTGGAATGCATGTTTCCCTACGAGGCCCCGGCTGCCTTCGTGCGCGAGCGCATGGACGCGGCGGGCGTGACGCAGGTGCTCTTCAACGCGCCGCCTGGCGTGGCCGCTCGCGGCGATCGTGGACTGGCCGCGCAGCCGGGCCGGCAGGCGGAATTCCAGGCGGGCATTGAACAGGCGCTGTCCTACGCCACGGCGCTGGCCTGTCCGAATCTCCATGTGATGGCGGGGCTGGTCCAGCCCGGCGCGTCGCGCGAGGCCATGCTGGACTGCTATCGCGAGAACCTGGACTGGGCCGCGCGCCAGGCGCGTTCGGCCGGGGTCACCGTGCTGATCGAACCCATCAATACCCGCGACATACCCGGCTATTTCCTGAATCGCCAGGACGAGGCGCATGCCGTGGTGCAGGCGGTCAATGCGTCCAACCTGAAAGTGCAGATGGATCTCTACCACTGCCAGATCGTCGAGGGCGACGTCACCATGAAGCTGCGCGAATACCTGCCTACCGGGCGGGTCGGCCAGCTGCAGATTGCCGGCGTGCCGCTGCGCCAGGAGCCCGACCGCGGCGAACTGGACTATGGCTGGGTGTTCAACGTGCTGCGCGAACTGGAATACGGCGGCTGGATAGGCTGCGAGTATCGGCCGGCCGCCGGCACGTCGGCGGGCCTGCGCTGGCTTGCCGCCGCGCGCACCTGA